acctggttccaaactaagcactggccccgaaccagccctggaactgctttggtggaaaaggggcatctgtggcCCTTTCTgaaagtcagtgcgtttacatgcacatggagagaatcgaatttctgccgttgctcgactgaaatcgaagttcaaaatgccatgtatacaccttaattcggctgaaattgaaccgaacttgatttctcggaatcgagctacacgacctagattatgcaatttctgccgagctacttagtgcatgtataccctattaagctacgtattcgagctacttacttcagcactgcccgttccggaagtgacgagtgatgagaccacaagcgggaaacacaacaaccttggtcggcatgacaacggcatgaatcttttctttttgtggcattgtttgcactgttaaaatttagctcacttactgtatcaccaaacacatctgtacagctgttgcatagctgtgaattgtgtacataaacaagtcattgtgtgtgtgtgttagttagggctgggtatcaccagatacctcacgatacgatggcgatattttgcccacgataacgataatatcacggtacagcgattctgcgataatcgatatattgcaagaaatttcaaccacatcacgatatctgtgtcactgaagaaaatcagaatttattgaccactgtaaaattacatttcacatacataactacacactcttgccagacatatatttgtctctcttccactgctggcaaaaccaagagttgcttcactacaacatacagaaaactcacatttctgtgctagtattatcaacttttctgtaagcatggacacatcagtgctgcttaacaagcagaatcaaattgttttatgaaaacttaaaacttgcactgcagactgcacatacatttcagtgctaacactaatatcaatttgttctttgtaaacttgagaacatataccggagaacatttaacttgtgcttattttgcaggaacaacatacTGTCTGAAacgcattgaaaagtgcagtgtgcagcttagtctcctactgcgcatgtgcgaagccatctgcacatgcgcagaacacatgaattagcaagttctcatacagaccggtttattattcaaaacaaggcaatacaaattatttgactcggccaaagactcgaccaatacgcacaaaacataaaaatcggcaaatgcgtgaaatactcaccgattttctatcagcccagctgatcggtaggacaaaactactgttgaattttcctaccctcctggatttcgcgcatgcgcagtaggcttggtaggacaaatccaagaggtaggataactttacagaacaccggctcactgtttttttctcctttcctttgtaatccaaagtgcctccaaacatctgccttaaagttcggcggcgtctctaggtttatgttaacagccatgcttgcttgttttttttccctcactgcaaccgccagggaaaaaagagaagacgaagagtgccttgcagtgagggagcggcacagcgacacctcgtggagcggaggtgcggaagtcgtactggatttacaacccgtctgaaacatgatttattatttgaaaaaatatcgatattcaaattctgagtatcgatattgaatcagaagacaaagtatcgcgatatatcgccgtatcgatatttttgcacacccctagtgtgtgtgtgtgtccaacatctgaagaatgtcaataaaaacaaagcaattgaactttgtgtatttattaagacacaagttaaattgtaagcaaaaaaaaaaaatattttttgtaagcaaaaaatggactttaggaaaatatacaattgtgcaaaataagttgtctgcgcaggacagtttgtagccatacagtctgttagagcaagcctaacagcttgagcacggaacttgtgaacagtgtctgccagtgttgccagattgggcggttttaagtagggctgcacaattcatcgaaaatcgcgattttggctgccacgattaaattaaatgaaaatcgcgatttatttccatttaaaatgcgagctctgctgtacatctgatcaagcactttttgaccaatactccgccaaaccattagggggcgaaccgacgcatgtaaggtttcattactccgcctaaataagcaagcaagccaagtgcagtgttgccagattgggtggttttaagtgcattttggcaggttttgaacatattttgggctggaaaacgtcagcagcatctggcaacactggccaagtgcgcagagcttcagtgcagcggtatcttcttcaaggggtgatcgtGTGAGAGTAggtagcagattgaggtgagagagaaaagctaactatgttggaacaacagactatttagcactggaggcaaatgttgtgacctgccttcgctcatgtttaaagccagagcatgttgataggctggtctttctagctaaaaacttgtaggcctcagtataatgctatgtaattgttgcaattgagttttcagttccttcatcctttggtaatttcttggataaatttcatttatttgtcatttggaaatcagaatctctcaaatttcattctgcactgaaagctgttcatattgtttgtttgaatatagtgaaataaaatttaagtgatttccctaacatcaagaataattgtgattaataatcgcgattacaattttgatcaagataattgtgattatcattttttccataatcgtgcagccctagttttaagtgcattttggcggatttgaacacgttttgggctggaaaacgtcagcagtatctggcaacactgctgataactttgttaatactcttgaatagctcttcttcatgacaacaaccggaagtgtaccaacacgatggggcgtgtagcgccacctgtggctcgggtgcacaatgtacctcacacaatagctcaatttctttgtgtgcatgtaggattggatttctctggcacccctgctgggacccttagctcgattaccgacagtagctcgatttcgatgtgcatgtaaacgcactgactaacTACTTCACCCTCCCCCTTCTCACTTCCACTCGATTGACGCATAAAGTAAATGGGAAAAAGCGAATGGAAGTGAGTAGGGGGAGGGCAAAGTAACTAGTTTAGAAAAGCCCTGACTTTGACGTGATGTGGAAGTCCAATTGGATTGTTGAGCATATACATCCTCGTCTCcagatggcagtaatgtaacaAATCGTGCAAAGTCATCTAATAAACTGAAAAGACCAGAGATCCGCATGGTTGAACAGGAACAACACTAGCTTAAGTAATGGAACAATGGCAGAAGGAGAGAAATCATGTACCCAGTCACCTTGGCCATATCTCGAAAAACATAGGAgcttgtgcagggtcacagacaaaAGTTACTTATTTAGGTGCCTGCTTTGCAACCCCAAGAAGCAGCTTCTTTCAACATTCAAGACCTCAAATACAAATTTGAGAACACATTCAggtgaggtggcacggtggtgtagtggttagcgctgtcgcctcacagcaagaaggtccaggttcgagccccatggccggcgagggcctttctgtgtggagtttgcatgttgtctgcgtgggttcccctccacacagtccaaagacatgcaggttaggttaactggtgactctaaattgaccgtaggtgtgagtgtgaatggttgtctgtgtctatgtgtcagccctgtgatgacctggcgacttgtccagggtgtaccccgcctttcgcccgtagtcagctgggataggctccagcttgcctgcgaccctgtagaacaggataaagcggctacagataaggaGATGAGACATTCAGGTGATGACTGAATAAGTTAGGCTAGAgaacatctgatttttttttcttctagtgTAGCATATGAGCGTCTCTTTAGCGTAGGGCAGGATATTTTCCAACCCAAGAGAAACCACCTCTCAGATGCGAACTTTGAGAAACTTCTCATGTTTGGAAATATAAACACCTCTTGTGAGATGAGTTAGCCCACATACTGCCCTCATGTCATTCATTTAtacatgtgtttaaaaaaaaaaattagaacagTAAAACGAGCCATTTGAAGAGGGTAAATTCCTTTCTTATGGCAGAATTGGAGAAATGTAATTTAGAAGGTCGAGGTCACTTTTGGAAATATTTACAGATTAGACACTGTAAATGGCAAAGTTTTTTTTTCATCAAGATAAAaatgtagcagagtagccaacaaTATTTCATAAGGCATCCAAGTGGTACGCGTCATCCATGGACAAGCAATAATGGTTGTGGTAATCTGAGGAAGATATGGGAGAAAGAACTCTCTCATGCATTGGAGGAAAAGAGATGGGAGGGGATCCCTCACGAGGACATCTCGCTTCTCTGATATCCTCTGAGGAATATCAGAAGCGAGAAGCAAAGAATGGGCCTAGTTGATGATTTATGCTGAAAGTGTAGGAAAGAGCATGGCACATATATGCATGCATTATGGGAAGGTCCCAAAGTCTCCCCACTGTGGAGCAGTGCTCTGGACTAAAGGAGTAGATGGTTGGAATGTGAACTGCCTAGATCACCAGGACTGTCTCCCCTTGGGGGACAATGCAACAGTGCCACACTTGAACAAATCTCCATTTAGAATATTGAAAACAGGCCTAATAACCTGTGCTCGGGTGATTCTAAGGTGTTGGAGGGAGCCCCAAACTCCCACACTGAATATGTGGCAGGGTCTAATGATGGAAGCTGTGGCATGTGGAAAAAAATGCTGggaagactgaactggaaaaatgACATTGTTCATGAACAATGGGAAAACTTCAGTAGATATGTCTGGAAAGAGCAACTCAAACATGTAAGGACACTGATGATAGGATGTAGCAGTAATAGAAGCCATGTACCAATGTCTAGCATTACTCAGATTAAGCAGATGCCCTCCTTATGTTGTTATAATTGTCAATGTCTTAATTGAATAGTCTaactcagggcttttcaaagtgtggggcacgcttcccctgggggacaccagagttcttcagggtgggcgcaacatgaggaaacaaaccagaataagttactattgcggacatttagcgaacttcagctagcctttgccagagacaaaatggatcgatttttagtacctaaagctacagtgagtgaggagacagagtctgggccaagcaaaaaaccagaccctccaggatttcgcgatgttgcaatttgcaaattcaaccaatccccgcgaattcagggcggtgttgcaattatatccaatcaccgcaaccttcccgcaaatttgaccaatcgttggcgtcgtcttgaggtgacgtcgacaaactaccttccgccttacttccgtgtatacgttcaagagaagcagcatgcgcgcagtgttgccagattgggcggttttaagtgtattttggcaggttttgaacatattttggactggaaaaatgtcagcggtatctggcaacactgcatgtgcgagacagtttatataggcttaaattctgttactgaaagtgtgttatgtttacagtgaaggactgtgtgcactttacattatttttttacttaatacaagaaattaatgtatgccaacatttttgccaaaatggtatttttttccattgtttaggcagcttcagcatcatactgtgagattctgttcaattttCTTCTataaagcctgagccatttattttattagtttataattatttaatttagtcttcaggagagactgcctgcacacagtactagtattagttgtttttttcttacatgaaagctgaggcatttatattatatttttaaggtaacttcatgttgtgctgtgaggttctatgcactaacttttgaaccaacaggtgcatttggataagtaaagcctatttttctgcatttttgtagtcctggtaatcttttatattggtaaagttgtttataggaccatttctcagtgtctgttttttttaatcaatagtttttcagtaataacttatttAACATACCACtcaattttaaatcacaaaaagaaaatcgcaacaatttctcgcaactttcacttcctcccgcaatgtaatcacaacaaaaacctaaaaaacaccacaactttcatcgcaattttttggaaaacccccacaacagacattttagcccacaacaatcacaaaaaaggcccgcgaaatcctggggggactgaaaaaagaaggaagtatgacgacgattatttaaaagtttggattttcatggactggatctgaagatgatcCACtgccagtgtgttgtctgccaagaggtgctagctaacgatgctatgagatgtttaaaatgtgtaaaacaagatgttttaaaaagaaaagcacagatgtttaaaatgtgtaaaaaaaaaaataatgtgtacaacaaccattttttttttttttttttaaatacgaatggaacattaagtatagcaacaacaaaaattgtgaggggggcgctgtttatttgctctctggggggctgactctcccacactttgaaaacccctggtctaacTGAATACCTGCCTAGATGTATATATTTGTTTGCATGTCTGTTGTGCAATTATATTCATGaatatttaataaaaatatttaaaaaaaaattttgccaCGTAAACAGGAAGGGAGTCAAATTCACTACGCGTTGCCTGAtgtggctcaaacttcacaggttatatcatggttctgaagatatccacatgcctaAAATCACCCTCTGGTAgagcaccaccatttggacataggcagtaatgactccattgccaaaacacgcgttacattttgatgtactcttcctaggcTGTTTGTCAGATTCATACCATATTTGGGATAAAGTCATGTCAAGATGTGGCTGATTTTAAATTATGGAGGGATTTGAGATATGTTGCAAGATGCTGAAAGGGCAAAGCAATAAATGTGTGTTACACCACAGACAGGAAGCATgtcaaattcaccatgcattgcctgatatggctaaaaattcacaggttatGATCAGATATGATTGTTCTgaggatatccacatgcccaatttgaccctctggtatagcaccaccatttggacctggacagtaataatTCCACTGCCTAAAACCttttgactcatgaaatttggtacccacatcagtcctggccaccactactcagggatagaagcttggccccaggtgtgtccaggggactccatagtaCCCCAACAGGacattgagactcctgcccaGTGTGATGGCATGCCCGTCGCTACAATTGAGTATGTGCTCCAACAGCCATACcaatgagcctggctctttggcgttgtggtcagggtgcaggctCAAACATGTAAGGACACTGATGATAGGACGTAGCAGTAGTAGAGGCCATGTACCTGGCagcctgtagacctgggttcaaggcaggataaggtgacttcTCTCGCTTCGCTACAAatagtgtcagaagtgggatgggcTTGCTGGGAGGCCATTAGAGGTGTGCCCTGTATACGAGCCATACGAGGGACCCCAGATAGGCAGCCCCTGTGTgagggaccccagagatgggtgaagcatGAGTGGATGGGGCACCCTGGTATGGGAGAAGTATAATAGCTGGTGGATGCATGAGGGACGCCTGTGAGCATCAAGTGCACAGGTGCACCTCCCGAAGGGGAGGGCAGTGTGACAGAGTGCCTGTCATTACAATTGagtgagtatgtgctctgacggCCATACCAACAAGACTGGCTCATGTTGTGGTCAACAtgcaggtttggcaccctgtaaacctgggttcaaggcaggataaggtgactgttccCTCACTTTGCTACACCCAGTATATAGTCTCACCTATCAgtgtcaaaattggtaggtgtATGGGGtgtcccaagatgaacaaaactgacatgcacattgttttagccaattgacttgtgatatcttgcatgatgttgaaaaggcaaaccaataaatttgtatGTGTTTCACCATGCAAAAAGGAagggtgtcataaattcaccacacattgccTGATGTAGTTAATACTTCACACCTTATAGAACATCAGGGTTCTGATATCCCCATGTCCAAAGTGAGCCGCTCAtgtagcaccaccatttggacacggacagtaatgattccattgccaaaaaactctgactcatgaaatttggtacacacatcagtcctggccactgcaaCCCAGGGATAGAGGCTTAGCCTCGAATGTGAGGGCCCTTTATTGCAGCTAGCAGCTATATTTTTCTCCCCTCATTATTATTTTTCTATAGTTACAGATTTGACAGCTTGGAAATATTCAGAAACTCAGGAAATTTCATGCACTTGTGAAAATAGGGAAAAAGTTTATTATTCTTAGGTAAGGCTAGAAGATGGAGCACCCCCTAACATTTTGGATTCAAATTTATAGCTTTGGTTGCCACAACGTTCATGAGTTTTGGAGGGAACGTTGTCCTCACTAAGCCAAACATATTTCCCATTGGTTTCCATTAGCTCCACCCAACAAGTTGTTGGCCATTTTGGAATTTGTGATGTTTTAAtccattttttacattttttttcagaCTTCCCCGAGGTAGTTCAACAGTTTTCCTTAAAAGTTGGTAGGAATAAACTTCAGACACACACGACGACAAAATTGCGAAGGAATAGTGGATCTCAAACGAGGATGTAATGGCAGCCAAAGTTGGATGGAATGTGGATACTGAAGTTTTCCCTGTGCCATTTTGAGGGGATTACGATTGCTAAAAACGCATGGAACCTACAACCAATATTTGTTCTGGGATTTCGTTTGAGTTGATATTGTAAATTAGCATAGGTTTGCCTAATTAGCGACACAGCGTCCCCCGTTTTAAAACTTTTCACTTTGATTGCCACACAGCTCGCTCAATGTTCATGATTTCTGGAGGGAACATTGTCCTCACTAAGGCAAACATGTATGCATTTGGCTTGCATTAGCACCACatgacaggaagtcagccattttGGAATTTGATGtttaaatttcatctcatctcattatctctagccgctttatccttctacagggtcgcaggcaagctggagcctatcccagctgactacgggcgaaatgcggggtacaccctggacaagtcgccaggtcatcacagggctgacacagacacagacaaccattcacactcacattcacacctacggtcaatttagagtcaccagttaacctaacctgcatgtctttggactgtgggggaaaccggagcacccagaggaaacccacgtggacacggggagaacatgcaaactctgcatagaatggcccttgccggccacggggctcgaacctggaccttcttgctgtggggcgacagtactaaccactacaccaccaggtattagaaatattctttGCTTTTTAttctgatagagaatggtagatgtgaatgacattcaatactcatttatgcatattttataattaacattgatttctcccttGGGATGCATAAAAGTTAAGAtcaactttatattgcacaaataaagccatttggtgaaatttTGAAGCATAaacactaatttgcataattggtttttactaatttttcaaactttgtatttagtatacaaccatctatgtgcctactaatttccatgtaaatatcttgaaaaataaatagtTAAGAAAAAGCATTTGATCATTTTTTTGGCCGcttccgattaggggtcgccacagcggatctttcgtctccattgctcccggtCTTCcatatccttctctaccacatctgccactttcatgtcctctctcacaacatccatgcatctcctctttggccttcctcgttttcgtttgcctggcagctccatcctcaacattctccttcccacatgctctgcatctcttctcaggatgtgcccataccatctcaatctcatctctcttagcttaattcccaagctctccacatgtgctgtccctctgatgtacttgttccttatcctgtccaaccttgtcactcccatcgcaaaccttaacaccctcaactccgccacctccaattttgcctcctgtctctttgttaagggtacggtctccaatccatagatCACAGCTGGACTCACTACTCTCATACATCttgcctttcacttttgctgggactttcctatcgcaaatgactcccaaaatccttctccaactgctccaccctgcctgcactctctcacctcactattgcagcccccattttcctgcacagttgacaccAGGTACTTGAATTGACCAGCTTTTTACATCTGCTACTTGCATCTTCATTACACTCattcccattctcattgatgcacatgtattctgttttgctcctgctcaccttcattcctcttcgttccaatgcatacctccatctctccaaacccaactcaacctcctttctactttcaccacatatcacaatatcatccgcaaacatgttccatggtgactcttgcctcactttgtccgtcaagctatccatcactatagcaaacaaaaaaaggactcaaagcagatccttggagtcccaccttcaccttgaaccattcagtcgttccaactgcacacctcactgctgtttcactgttctcatacatgtcttgcaccactctaatatacactTCTCGTTCActccactctctctcatacaataccataactcagagTGCCAAGagatatcgtatgccttctccaggtctacataaacacacaatgtagctttctctgaccTTCATTAATATTCttagagcaaaaattgcatccaatgtgctcttctttggcataaacccatactgctgttcacagattgctatccCTCTCTCTTTTCAATCTCAccgccaataccctttcccatagcttcatggtgtggctcatcaattttattcctctgtagttaatgcagctctgtacatctccctcattcttgtatattgggactagcacacactttctccattcatttggcattttctcattcactAGGATCttattaggaactccacagccatctcacccaaacatctccaagcctcaatcgggataccatctggtccaactgctttcccagtcttcattcttttcatggctgccctcacctcatccttactaaccaactctacttcctgatttgctgtctccaacgaatgtgaccttttctctcttggattctcctcatttaataaatcctcaaagtactctttccaccttcttaagacACTGTTagcacatctttcatcactcttacctgctgtacatccctcgcttccctgtttttctgcctagctagtctgtacaggtctttctctccttcttcagTCTCCAGTCTCTCACACAACTCCTGGTTAGGCCTGGGCAAAAAATCGATGCGGTTTTAAAATCGAGTGGGCACGTGAAATCGATTCATTTTTTAAGAAACTCGAGTTTtacggtttatttatttatttatttatccactgTCTGTGTCGCTCATGTTTTATAGCCCACGGCGCAGGCATATCATTTTTTACATTCGCCAATGCACTATCCTTTGTCGTTCATGTTTCCAAGACCATGGTGCACGCATGTCATTTTTATATTCACCAATCCACTGTCCTGACATCAATTTTCAGGCCGCAAGCCCGCAGCGCACGCATTTTTACATTCGCCAAAGAACCCTCGAGGCTTTCCGTACACGTCCTGCAGTTTCTCTAGTTCAAACAAACATGGCGAGTGAAGACGATGAGAAAGAGAGGCTCCTGCCCAAAATAGGCACAACTACATCAGTAATCTGGAACTGGTACCGCTTTGCTGAAACAGATGAAAAGCAAACACCGCTTTGCAAAGTGTGTCTGAAACCAGTTGTCGTTACCTGCAGCAGCACGACAAATCTGTTTCAACACTTGAAACGAAAACATCCCGCCGAATGGGAGAAATGCTGCGTTCTACGGAAAGAAAGCATTCCTAGCCGTACTTCCACTGCTAAGTCAACATCTGCCAAACAATCCACTCTACCGCAAAGCTTTTCAAGCTGTGTCCCGTACGAGAAGAGTGGGGCAAGATGGAAAGCTATTACGGATGCAATTACATACTTCATAGCCACCGACATGCTTCCGATTTATTCAGTAGAGAAGAGGGGGTTTCAGCATATGCTAAAGGTTCTGGATGCTCGGTACAACGTTCCTAGCCGCAAGTACTTTTCGGGTGTTGCGCTTCCTCAACTGTACAATCTTACTCGACAGAAGGTGTTAAGCGAGTTGCAAGGAATTGATTTTTATGCTGCCACTACGGACTTGTGGTCTAGTCGAACCATGCAGCCGTACATGAGCCTTACGGTTCACTACGTCAACGAAAGTTGGAAAATTCGAAGTGTCTACAAACCTCATACTTCCCACAGGATCATACAGGCGAAAGCATAGCTCTCGAGTTAAAAGACGCACTCAGCAGCTGGAGCCTTCCCGAGGAGCGACTGACCTGCATCACAACCGACAGCGGCTCCAACGTAATTAAAGCCATGAAAGACAACAACTGGCCTAACCTGAAATGCTTTGGGCATCGACTCCATAATGCCATAGGTATGTTTATGATATAACTTGGTGCATTACAGTAAAAGCTTTCTGGATTATGGTATTTGGATTAATGACTTTTTAGCACACGTCAGGGTGGTtaccacagcaaaaaaaaaaaaaaaaaccgttatGTGGGGTTACTGGATTATGTAGAAAGCATATTCATTCTAACTACTATTGCAAATTAATGTACATGGATATAATATTATCTGGGGTTGTAGTTTGAGCCCCAAAAACGTCTGATTGATCCATTTGTCACCATTTAACATTTAAGTGAGATCCAGTGTTCATTTTGCCAGACTAGAGGAGACAAAAACATgttaatcaatgagcctttgagacTTTAAGTAAACTGAATTTTGACTAACAAAAATGACTAAGAACGAGCTTTGACACAAGACTAAGTCTAAATTGAAAAATGGATGACAAAATTAATACTGGTGAGATCTGGTATTATCTGAATCACATTTTAAAGGATCACAGGTTTCTATATGATAAAAGTAGAAGCTTTGTGTGTATTGATGTGCTTTTAAAAATCCTGACTAAATATTGTTTCTCCTTCTTATTCTTCTTTGTTGCAGTGAATGGTGTTAAAGATGATAAAACAGATCGTGCCCTAGGACTGTGCCGAAAGGCAGTTTCTGCCTTTTCGTACAGTTGGAAGAAACGAAGGGACATGGCTGAACTGCAAACTGAGCTTGGCCTTCCTCCTCATCAGCTGATAACAGAGTCCCCAACCAGATGGGGTTCGCGTCAAAAAATGATAGAACGCTTTTTGGAACAAGAGAAGGCCATAACCCGCATACTAGCGGGTGACAAGAAAACACGCCATCTCATTC
This genomic interval from Neoarius graeffei isolate fNeoGra1 chromosome 20, fNeoGra1.pri, whole genome shotgun sequence contains the following:
- the LOC132869369 gene encoding E3 SUMO-protein ligase ZBED1-like produces the protein MASEDDEKERLLPKIGTTTSVIWNWYRFAETDEKQTPLCKVCLKPVVVTCSSTTNLFQHLKRKHPAEWEKCCVLRKESIPSRTSTAKSTSAKQSTLPQSFSSCVPYEKSGARWKAITDAITYFIATDMLPIYSVEKRGFQHMLKVLDARYNVPSRKYFSGVALPQLYNLTRQKDHTGESIALELKDALSSWSLPEERLTCITTDSGSNVIKAMKDNNWPNLKCFGHRLHNAIVNGVKDDKTDRALGLCRKAVSAFSYSWKKRRDMAELQTELGLPPHQLITESPTRWGSRQKMIERFLEQEKAITRILAGDKKTRHLIPTWQDLEVLEAINKAIQPLQEFTDALSGESYVSVSCIKPVLHLFRTNLLQAQEGDLPLTTTIKRNILSYLEDKYSDPENDELLDMASMMDPRFRTTYITPGKLDKIKERAINELADLCLDERPTEQPLEKSSPKKKKKI